From a single Collimonas pratensis genomic region:
- the iolD gene encoding 3D-(3,5/4)-trihydroxycyclohexane-1,2-dione acylhydrolase (decyclizing) — MSISGKTIRLTMAQALVRYLAALRVDTADGDAALFGGVFSIFGHGNVAGLGEALYQHREQLPTYRAHNEQAMAHAAIAYAKAHMRRRMMAVTSSIGPGATNLLTAAALAHVNRLPVLLLPGDIFVSRRPDPVLQQVENFQDGGISANDAFKPLSRYFDRIYYPEQLLSALPRAIQVLTDAAQCGPVTLALPQDVQTMAYDYPVEFFAPQTVKFRAQAPAADELQTALALLKNARQPLIVAGGGVLYGEATEALRSFAEKHAVPVAETQAGKGALAWRHPLQLGALGVTGSPAANLLASKADVVIAIGTRLQDFTTGSHVLFGQAKLLSINVNAVDAIKWQGTPMLSDARLGLAALSQGLQDWRASTAWHALALEQANSWRSTVDWITSQREVSAPALPYDGEVIGAVQRSSIDSTVHDIVVCAAGTLPAELHKLWRTSTPGGYHVEYGYSCMGYEIAGGLGVKLAQPDRDVIVMVGDGSYLMMNSEIATSVMLDRKLIIVVLDNRGYGCINRLQQACGGAPFNNMLEDCLQGPLGAPAVDFAAHARSLGALAENVKTIAQLEAAMQRARAADRTYLVCIDTDPTRTTEEGGCWWEVAVPEVSQRQQVQTARAEYEQARQRQKV; from the coding sequence ATGAGTATTTCCGGCAAAACCATCCGTCTGACCATGGCCCAGGCGTTGGTGCGTTACCTGGCGGCCTTGCGCGTCGATACTGCCGATGGTGATGCTGCGCTGTTCGGCGGCGTCTTTTCGATTTTTGGTCACGGTAACGTGGCTGGGCTGGGCGAGGCGCTGTACCAGCACCGGGAACAGTTGCCGACATACCGGGCGCATAACGAGCAAGCCATGGCGCATGCCGCCATCGCCTATGCCAAAGCACATATGCGGCGGCGCATGATGGCCGTCACCAGTTCGATCGGGCCGGGCGCCACCAATCTGCTGACCGCGGCCGCGCTGGCGCACGTCAACCGCTTGCCGGTGCTGCTGCTACCGGGCGATATCTTTGTCTCGCGGCGGCCTGATCCTGTGCTGCAGCAGGTCGAGAATTTCCAGGATGGCGGCATTTCCGCCAACGATGCGTTCAAGCCGCTGTCGCGCTATTTCGACCGCATCTATTATCCGGAGCAGTTGCTGAGCGCCTTGCCGCGCGCCATACAGGTGTTGACCGATGCCGCCCAGTGCGGGCCGGTGACGCTGGCCTTGCCGCAAGATGTCCAGACCATGGCTTACGATTATCCGGTCGAATTCTTTGCTCCGCAGACTGTCAAGTTCCGGGCCCAGGCGCCGGCGGCAGACGAGTTGCAAACGGCCCTTGCACTGCTGAAGAATGCCCGTCAGCCGCTGATCGTCGCCGGCGGCGGCGTGCTGTACGGCGAGGCGACGGAGGCGCTGCGCAGCTTTGCGGAAAAGCACGCGGTGCCGGTGGCGGAAACCCAGGCCGGCAAGGGCGCCTTGGCCTGGCGTCATCCCTTGCAGCTGGGCGCGCTCGGCGTAACCGGTTCACCGGCCGCCAATCTGCTGGCCAGCAAGGCCGACGTGGTGATCGCGATAGGCACCCGGCTGCAGGATTTCACGACCGGCTCGCATGTGCTGTTCGGCCAGGCCAAACTTCTCAGTATCAACGTCAATGCGGTCGACGCCATCAAATGGCAGGGCACGCCGATGCTGTCCGATGCGCGCCTGGGCCTGGCGGCCCTGTCGCAGGGCTTGCAGGACTGGCGCGCCAGCACTGCCTGGCATGCGCTGGCGCTGGAACAGGCCAATAGCTGGCGCAGTACGGTCGACTGGATCACCAGCCAGCGCGAAGTCAGCGCGCCGGCGCTGCCGTATGACGGCGAAGTGATCGGCGCAGTGCAGCGTTCCAGCATCGATTCCACCGTGCACGACATTGTGGTTTGCGCAGCGGGCACCTTGCCGGCCGAGCTGCACAAACTGTGGCGTACTTCGACTCCGGGCGGCTACCACGTCGAATACGGCTATTCCTGCATGGGTTATGAAATCGCCGGCGGCCTCGGCGTCAAGCTGGCGCAGCCGGACCGCGACGTGATCGTGATGGTGGGCGACGGCAGCTACCTGATGATGAATTCGGAAATCGCCACCTCTGTCATGCTGGACCGCAAGCTGATCATCGTGGTGCTGGACAACCGTGGCTATGGCTGCATCAACCGTCTGCAGCAAGCTTGCGGCGGGGCACCGTTCAACAACATGCTGGAAGATTGCCTGCAGGGGCCGCTTGGGGCGCCGGCTGTCGATTTTGCCGCACATGCCCGTTCTCTGGGCGCGCTGGCTGAAAACGTCAAGACCATCGCGCAGCTGGAGGCCGCCATGCAAAGGGCACGCGCGGCCGACCGCACCTATCTGGTGTGTATCGACACCGATCCGACCCGCACCACCGAAGAGGGCGGTTGCTGGTGGGAAGTGGCTGTGCCGGAGGTGTCGCAGCGCCAGCAGGTGCAGACGGCGCGGGCGGAATACGAACAGGCCCGGCAGCGGCAAAAAGTGTAA
- a CDS encoding GNAT family N-acetyltransferase: MEIRLARSEDYPKIVRLQLQNTPDQLSADEKKQGFVVSSMNEQQLAAINQALGIVVAVDGEQLAGFVCMLPSETQPRHPVVEAMLASFGQQQFEGRSLQQLRVFVYGPVCIGRQWRGQGILQKLFAAVKTHARASYDLGAAFIDDRNPHSLAAHVQGLKMTALAPFSCQQQNYQLVVFSTAA, encoded by the coding sequence ATGGAAATACGCCTGGCGCGCAGCGAGGATTATCCTAAGATAGTGCGGCTGCAGCTGCAGAACACCCCGGACCAGCTCAGCGCAGACGAGAAAAAACAGGGCTTCGTGGTCTCCAGCATGAACGAGCAGCAGCTCGCTGCCATCAACCAGGCGCTCGGCATTGTCGTGGCGGTCGATGGCGAACAGCTGGCGGGCTTCGTCTGCATGCTGCCGAGCGAGACGCAGCCGCGCCATCCGGTGGTGGAAGCCATGCTCGCCAGCTTCGGCCAGCAGCAGTTTGAAGGCCGCTCCTTGCAGCAGCTGCGGGTGTTTGTGTACGGCCCGGTATGCATCGGCAGGCAATGGCGCGGCCAGGGCATCTTGCAAAAACTGTTCGCCGCCGTCAAAACCCATGCCCGCGCCAGCTACGATCTTGGCGCCGCCTTCATCGATGACCGCAATCCGCATTCGCTGGCGGCGCATGTCCAGGGCTTGAAAATGACCGCCCTGGCGCCCTTCAGCTGTCAGCAGCAAAACTACCAGCTGGTCGTCTTTTCCACCGCGGCCTGA
- a CDS encoding filamentous hemagglutinin N-terminal domain-containing protein, translating to MSHHPNRRIKFLAAVISLSCAGQVFAVGTGTIANGGTGTITTNGVNTSINQTSDKLILNWNNFNIAKGESVNITQPSTKSAILNRVNSNDITNIQGTLSANGRVFVVNPNGIMVGAGAQINAGGVVLSTLNISDMAFNNATSSYIFSDNIGSNNATVENNGTINADGYGAFLFAPHIVNGSSGAITTKNGSIGLVAGTDQELAQTQGAVPYVRSFNPVEHASINNAGSLTTTMPTLVGTPGYYFAQVNLQAAGLVDSVINHTGIISATNFVNISNNTSDTNISGIVKQRLK from the coding sequence ATGTCACACCACCCTAATCGCCGTATCAAATTTCTTGCCGCTGTTATTTCTCTGTCATGCGCGGGCCAAGTCTTTGCTGTAGGGACAGGCACGATAGCCAATGGCGGAACCGGAACCATTACCACCAACGGCGTCAATACCAGCATCAATCAAACTTCCGACAAATTGATCCTCAATTGGAATAATTTCAATATTGCCAAAGGAGAAAGCGTCAACATTACTCAGCCTAGTACAAAGTCAGCCATTTTGAATCGCGTCAACTCCAACGACATTACCAATATTCAGGGCACACTCAGTGCCAATGGCAGAGTTTTTGTGGTTAATCCCAATGGCATCATGGTTGGCGCTGGAGCACAAATCAATGCAGGGGGCGTCGTTCTATCCACATTGAACATTTCCGATATGGCATTTAACAACGCCACTTCATCTTACATTTTTTCAGACAATATTGGCAGCAACAACGCCACGGTCGAAAACAATGGGACAATCAACGCTGATGGCTACGGAGCTTTTCTGTTTGCACCACATATTGTCAATGGCAGCAGCGGGGCTATCACAACTAAAAACGGAAGTATCGGCTTAGTAGCCGGAACAGATCAGGAGTTGGCACAGACTCAAGGTGCTGTCCCCTACGTACGTTCTTTCAATCCAGTTGAGCATGCTTCGATCAATAATGCCGGCTCCTTAACGACCACCATGCCGACTCTGGTTGGCACTCCCGGATATTATTTCGCACAGGTGAATTTACAGGCTGCAGGTCTTGTAGATAGTGTGATCAATCATACTGGAATAATTTCTGCCACTAATTTTGTCAACATAAGTAACAACACCAGCGACACCAATATCAGCGGCATTGTCAAGCAGCGTCTGAAATAA
- a CDS encoding ShlB/FhaC/HecB family hemolysin secretion/activation protein has product MKKIFGLISHAVLCINASAADIPKAPTTTGTLLQQNKALIDFGSDATQMRSVSPGKVAPENGLGPKYDAEHNQKAESTRILINQFSIDYHFTEPVEKKIQALFDAYKGRRLLFSDIDQVRHRLDAILRQEVDLLAFVQVPRQDISNGTLHFEFMQAKIQSVRFANHSSVATDVLEKFTLRSNDATADGTHPLTWHDVTDAIKRISDLPGVDAVVPQLSPGTEIGSTQLDLKIAAAKRIRAALLVDNSGSPSSGKNRVGGQIVVNNPLGLGDQLQATALSSPQALQNKDAKDGASVIGQVSYELPFGYQGTRIGGSYTRANYSAGGGLADLSDGLAEIFGLYASRSLMQAGNANLSLRAALYDKNLTDTLFGFHQKRHSQSAEIALSGMYQGSFMDKLNVLQFSSVLTAGSLQIRDPGIYNIEALPHGGYLKSNLNAEFTQALAPGILSSIKLTAQLSNTHLDASEQMPLSGAGGVRAYNSNMASVDQGIVASANLTKALTFIPGLSTNIFYDFGRGQINKNAQSEAGNLFSASGYGVGLSWQYQKQFSMELAYSRRIGSSAGQFAAPPAQIWVNAAILF; this is encoded by the coding sequence ATGAAAAAAATATTTGGTTTAATAAGTCATGCCGTTTTATGCATCAATGCCAGTGCGGCAGATATACCCAAAGCGCCTACAACCACCGGCACATTATTACAACAGAACAAAGCCCTGATTGATTTTGGTTCCGATGCGACACAAATGCGTTCAGTTTCTCCAGGAAAAGTGGCTCCGGAAAACGGGCTGGGGCCTAAATATGATGCAGAGCACAATCAAAAAGCGGAATCCACCAGAATCCTGATCAATCAATTCAGCATTGACTACCATTTCACTGAACCTGTAGAAAAAAAAATACAGGCTTTGTTTGATGCCTACAAAGGGCGTCGCTTACTGTTTTCTGATATTGACCAAGTCCGCCATCGGCTCGATGCCATTTTGCGACAGGAAGTGGATCTCTTGGCTTTTGTTCAAGTGCCTCGACAGGACATTAGCAATGGCACCCTCCACTTTGAATTCATGCAAGCAAAAATACAGTCAGTCCGGTTTGCCAACCACTCATCAGTCGCTACCGACGTGCTTGAAAAATTCACTCTCAGATCCAATGACGCAACCGCTGACGGCACGCACCCATTGACTTGGCACGACGTTACCGACGCTATCAAGCGTATTTCTGACTTACCTGGCGTCGATGCAGTGGTACCGCAATTATCACCAGGCACCGAAATTGGCTCGACGCAGCTTGACTTGAAAATCGCCGCAGCCAAGCGGATACGGGCAGCATTGCTTGTCGATAATTCAGGCTCCCCGTCTTCAGGAAAAAACCGGGTTGGCGGACAAATTGTGGTTAACAACCCTTTGGGTTTGGGCGATCAATTGCAGGCAACCGCATTATCCAGCCCACAAGCTCTGCAAAATAAAGACGCGAAAGATGGCGCCAGCGTCATCGGCCAGGTTTCCTATGAATTGCCATTTGGCTATCAAGGGACACGCATCGGCGGTTCTTATACGCGGGCAAACTACTCTGCCGGCGGTGGCCTTGCCGATTTAAGCGACGGCTTGGCTGAAATTTTCGGTCTTTATGCAAGCCGCTCTTTAATGCAAGCCGGCAATGCAAACCTGTCCCTGCGCGCAGCCTTATATGACAAAAATTTGACAGATACGTTGTTTGGATTTCACCAGAAACGCCATTCTCAATCTGCAGAAATAGCACTGTCCGGCATGTATCAAGGAAGTTTCATGGACAAGCTCAACGTGCTGCAATTCTCATCCGTCCTGACAGCAGGTTCATTACAAATTCGTGATCCTGGCATCTACAATATAGAGGCCTTACCTCACGGGGGTTATCTCAAATCGAATCTCAATGCTGAATTTACTCAAGCCTTGGCACCTGGCATTCTATCCAGCATTAAACTAACGGCACAATTGAGCAATACCCACCTGGATGCCTCTGAACAAATGCCTTTGTCAGGCGCTGGCGGCGTGCGCGCATACAATAGCAATATGGCCAGCGTTGATCAAGGCATAGTGGCATCTGCCAATTTGACAAAGGCACTTACTTTTATCCCAGGCTTGTCAACGAACATCTTTTATGATTTTGGCCGCGGGCAAATCAACAAAAACGCCCAAAGCGAAGCCGGCAATTTGTTTTCCGCGAGTGGCTATGGTGTTGGTTTATCGTGGCAATATCAAAAACAATTTTCAATGGAACTCGCCTATAGTCGTCGTATCGGGTCCTCTGCCGGACAATTTGCAGCACCGCCAGCCCAGATCTGGGTGAATGCAGCTATTCTGTTTTGA
- the iolB gene encoding 5-deoxy-glucuronate isomerase, with product MRLLVKGQPQGREIVSVTPQSAGWKFVGFAAYRLAAEERIRFDTAEREICIVVLRGVVSVQTGDHSWKEIGERDSVFDQVSPYSVYVPHHHAVTITAHKDAEIAVCSAPGNSDLDARLIEPAMTTRSVRGRGSNTRYVCDILPQTAAADHLLVVEVVTPAGHSSSYPPHKHDTDNLPQESFLEETYYHRLNPPQGFAFQRVYTDDRALDEAMAVENHDVVMVPRGYHPVVAPHGYDSYYLNVMAGPKREWHFKNDPAHEWMLQR from the coding sequence ATGAGACTGTTAGTCAAGGGCCAGCCGCAAGGGCGGGAAATCGTCAGCGTCACGCCGCAGTCGGCGGGCTGGAAATTCGTCGGCTTTGCCGCCTATCGCCTGGCGGCAGAAGAGCGGATCCGTTTTGACACCGCGGAGCGCGAAATCTGTATCGTGGTGCTGCGCGGTGTTGTCAGCGTACAGACCGGCGATCACAGCTGGAAAGAGATTGGCGAGCGCGACAGCGTGTTCGATCAGGTTTCCCCTTATTCGGTGTATGTGCCGCATCATCACGCGGTCACTATCACTGCACACAAGGATGCCGAGATCGCTGTCTGCAGCGCGCCGGGAAATAGCGATCTGGATGCACGCCTGATCGAGCCGGCCATGACGACACGTTCGGTGCGCGGGCGCGGCAGTAACACGCGTTATGTCTGCGACATCCTGCCGCAGACCGCAGCGGCCGATCATTTGCTGGTAGTGGAAGTGGTGACGCCGGCCGGGCATTCCTCCAGCTATCCGCCGCACAAGCACGATACCGACAACCTGCCGCAGGAAAGCTTCCTCGAAGAGACCTATTACCATCGCCTCAACCCGCCGCAGGGTTTTGCCTTCCAGCGTGTGTATACCGACGACCGTGCGCTGGACGAAGCGATGGCGGTCGAGAACCATGATGTCGTCATGGTGCCGCGCGGTTACCATCCAGTGGTGGCGCCGCATGGCTACGATAGCTATTACTTGAACGTGATGGCCGGCCCCAAGCGTGAATGGCATTTCAAAAACGATCCGGCGCATGAATGGATGCTACAGCGCTGA
- the iolE gene encoding myo-inosose-2 dehydratase gives MTKPFNVKIGINPISWMNDDLPSLGGETLLETALSEGAQIGYRGFELGNKFPKEPAALAAVLGKYNLECVSGWYSGRLATGSVEDEIEAVGPHLRLLAENGSKVMVYGEVADAIQGRPEPLFKRPRFRSDLEWQQYAERLTAFARFTLSHGVRLSYHHHMGAYVETPADVDRLMALTGPEVGLLFDSGHITFAGGDPVAILKQHIQRVSHVHCKDVRPAVVKMARNGNWSFLQAVINGAFTVPGDGAIDFGALLRVLHQHGYQGWLVVEAEQDPVVAPSYQYADMGYRRLAALVREIEVGAGAQQEAA, from the coding sequence ATGACCAAACCATTTAACGTAAAGATCGGCATCAACCCGATTTCCTGGATGAACGACGATTTGCCGTCGCTGGGCGGTGAGACGCTGCTGGAAACGGCTCTATCCGAAGGCGCGCAGATCGGCTATCGCGGCTTTGAACTGGGCAACAAGTTCCCCAAGGAGCCGGCTGCGCTGGCCGCGGTGCTGGGAAAATATAATCTGGAATGCGTCTCGGGCTGGTATTCCGGCCGCCTGGCGACCGGCAGCGTGGAAGATGAAATCGAGGCAGTCGGGCCGCATCTGCGGCTGCTGGCGGAAAACGGTTCCAAGGTGATGGTGTACGGCGAGGTCGCAGACGCCATACAGGGGCGGCCAGAGCCGCTGTTCAAGCGCCCGCGCTTCCGCAGCGATCTCGAGTGGCAGCAGTATGCCGAACGGCTGACGGCGTTTGCGCGCTTTACCTTGTCGCACGGCGTGCGCCTATCATACCACCATCACATGGGCGCCTATGTTGAGACGCCAGCCGATGTCGATCGCCTGATGGCATTGACCGGCCCCGAAGTCGGCTTGCTGTTTGACAGCGGCCACATCACGTTTGCCGGCGGCGATCCTGTCGCCATCTTGAAGCAGCATATCCAGCGCGTCTCGCATGTCCATTGCAAGGATGTGCGGCCAGCAGTGGTGAAGATGGCGCGCAACGGCAACTGGAGTTTCTTGCAGGCGGTGATCAACGGCGCCTTCACGGTGCCGGGCGACGGCGCCATCGATTTCGGCGCGCTGCTGCGGGTGCTGCATCAGCATGGTTACCAAGGCTGGCTGGTGGTGGAGGCGGAGCAGGACCCCGTAGTGGCGCCGAGCTATCAGTACGCCGACATGGGTTATCGCCGTCTGGCCGCGCTGGTGCGTGAGATCGAGGTTGGCGCCGGAGCGCAGCAGGAGGCCGCATGA
- a CDS encoding glycine betaine uptake BCCT transporter yields MVFIASLALLSLFVLWGALSPLGLTAVMQAALGSTIVNFGWFYLLSMFSFLVFALYLAFGRFGAIRLGGEDAEPDFSRHSWFAMLFAAGMGIGLVFWGVAEPVSHFATPPSGPAGGPEAARIGLRYAFFHWGLHPWAAYCVVALALAFFQFNRNRPMLMSTTFEPLIGKYAQGPLGQAIDILAIIATAIGVATSLGFGTLQISSGLHKVFGLDNGLSLQLSVIAVAAVLYLASSLSGLDRGVKILSNLNMVLALLLMLFVLALGPTLFIMDALTTTLGDYLDNLISMSMRMTPFSKGTWIADWTLFYWAWWVTWAPFVGTFIARISRGRTIREFVTGVLLVPSLISFLWFATFGGAALHGIMFEHLPLVDIVKQDSSLALFSLLDHLPWTTLTSLIAIVLVSVFFITSADSATFVLGMMSSKGSPAPSARIKLAWGVLTALIAAVLLMAGGLKGLQTTSIVIALPFMIIMLLMCVSLFRALGEEADTLERRRHARDRLLERLLREREQTPS; encoded by the coding sequence ATGGTTTTTATCGCATCGCTCGCGTTGCTTTCTCTGTTTGTGCTATGGGGTGCGCTGTCGCCGCTGGGACTGACTGCCGTGATGCAGGCGGCGCTGGGCAGCACGATTGTCAATTTCGGCTGGTTCTACCTGCTTTCAATGTTCAGCTTCCTGGTGTTTGCGCTATACCTGGCATTCGGACGCTTTGGTGCGATCCGGCTCGGCGGCGAGGATGCTGAACCGGATTTCAGCCGGCATAGCTGGTTTGCCATGCTGTTTGCCGCCGGCATGGGCATCGGGCTGGTGTTCTGGGGCGTGGCGGAACCGGTTTCGCATTTTGCTACGCCGCCCAGCGGTCCGGCCGGCGGCCCCGAGGCGGCCCGCATCGGCTTGCGTTATGCGTTTTTCCATTGGGGTTTGCATCCATGGGCGGCCTACTGCGTGGTGGCGCTGGCCTTGGCGTTTTTCCAGTTCAACCGCAACCGGCCGATGCTGATGAGCACCACCTTCGAGCCGCTGATCGGCAAATATGCCCAGGGTCCCCTGGGGCAGGCCATCGATATCCTGGCGATCATCGCTACCGCCATCGGCGTCGCCACCTCGCTGGGGTTCGGCACCCTGCAGATCAGCAGCGGCTTGCACAAGGTGTTCGGCCTGGACAACGGCCTCAGCCTGCAGCTGTCGGTGATTGCGGTGGCCGCGGTGCTCTATCTAGCCTCGTCGCTCAGCGGGCTCGACCGCGGCGTCAAGATCCTCAGCAACCTCAACATGGTGCTGGCGCTGCTGCTGATGCTGTTTGTGCTGGCACTGGGGCCAACCTTGTTCATCATGGATGCGCTGACCACCACGCTAGGCGACTACCTGGATAACCTGATCAGCATGAGCATGCGCATGACGCCGTTTTCCAAAGGCACCTGGATTGCCGACTGGACCTTGTTCTACTGGGCCTGGTGGGTGACCTGGGCACCGTTCGTCGGTACCTTCATTGCCCGCATTTCGCGCGGCCGCACCATCCGCGAATTCGTCACCGGCGTGCTGCTGGTGCCGTCATTGATCAGTTTTCTCTGGTTCGCCACCTTTGGCGGCGCTGCGTTGCACGGCATCATGTTCGAGCATCTGCCGCTGGTGGATATAGTCAAGCAGGACAGCTCGCTGGCCTTGTTTTCCTTGCTCGATCACCTGCCGTGGACCACCCTGACGTCGCTGATCGCGATCGTGCTGGTGTCGGTGTTCTTCATTACCTCCGCCGATTCGGCGACCTTCGTGCTGGGCATGATGAGCAGCAAGGGCAGTCCGGCGCCGTCGGCCCGCATCAAGCTGGCCTGGGGCGTGCTGACCGCCTTGATTGCGGCGGTGCTGTTGATGGCTGGCGGCTTGAAGGGCTTGCAGACAACTTCGATCGTGATTGCCTTGCCGTTCATGATCATCATGCTGTTGATGTGCGTGAGCCTGTTCCGGGCGCTGGGCGAGGAGGCCGATACGCTGGAGCGCCGGCGTCACGCGCGCGATCGGTTGCTGGAGCGTTTGCTGCGGGAGCGCGAGCAAACGCCGTCCTGA